In Wolbachia endosymbiont of Aedes albopictus, one DNA window encodes the following:
- the terL gene encoding phage terminase large subunit: MDNINFLKFIELCFRTVVPGCEYNDYQYIKVIEDRLKAANAGEVRRIIFNMPPRSMKSMCISVAWPAWILGNQPTARIIVASYSRLLSEKHSLDTRCIMQSDWYKELFPEVKLSKDQNTKYKFQTVQKGFRIATSVGGTLTGEGGDFIIVDDPLNPAQALSETFRKRATNWFDQTLVTRLNDRKKGVIVLVMHRLHLEDLTGHLLSKPKNIWHHICLPMISENKEIIYSIDNHTGVIPTPPPVIPVPRHWDSENSTAKDWIPASSAGMTLPARVLYSREEGQLLYPLEGGREEVEMIKVELGSYAFAAQYQQNPLPLSSGIIKQEWLKCYKNFPDNPSHVTQSWDTAVSTNNSSDFSVCTTWAKIDNKFYLLDVYRAKLEYPKLKEQVLSLAARWAPHAILIEAKTSGQQLTQELKANSDLPIIEIVPHNDKLTRFYQIVPTIESGRVFLPHQAVWLSDFEYEILMFPEGRYDDQVDSTLQYLQWTRKTNTSAFRVRDFGPNPNKTLRWLRTVD; the protein is encoded by the coding sequence ATGGATAATATAAATTTTCTAAAATTCATTGAACTGTGCTTTCGAACAGTGGTGCCGGGATGTGAGTATAATGATTATCAGTACATAAAAGTCATAGAAGACAGGCTGAAAGCAGCGAATGCTGGCGAAGTAAGGCGCATAATATTCAATATGCCTCCGCGTTCAATGAAGTCCATGTGCATAAGCGTTGCGTGGCCCGCATGGATACTGGGAAATCAGCCAACTGCAAGAATAATAGTTGCAAGTTATTCTCGGCTACTCAGCGAAAAGCACTCGCTTGATACCAGGTGCATAATGCAATCTGATTGGTATAAAGAGCTGTTTCCAGAGGTAAAATTATCCAAAGACCAGAACACTAAATATAAATTCCAAACAGTGCAGAAAGGATTTAGAATCGCAACATCAGTTGGAGGGACGTTAACCGGTGAAGGTGGTGATTTTATTATTGTGGATGATCCGCTTAACCCTGCCCAAGCTTTGAGTGAAACGTTTAGAAAGCGTGCCACAAACTGGTTCGATCAGACTTTGGTAACGAGGCTCAACGATAGAAAAAAAGGAGTAATTGTGCTTGTTATGCACAGGCTGCACCTGGAAGACTTAACTGGGCACCTCTTATCCAAGCCAAAAAACATATGGCATCACATTTGTTTGCCAATGATTTCTGAAAATAAGGAGATTATTTATTCAATTGATAACCATACTGGTGTCATTCCAACCCCCCCTCCTGTCATCCCAGTGCCCAGACACTGGGATTCAGAAAATTCAACCGCAAAAGACTGGATTCCAGCATCAAGTGCTGGAATGACACTACCTGCAAGAGTATTATACTCAAGAGAAGAAGGTCAGTTGCTATATCCCCTGGAGGGAGGAAGAGAAGAAGTTGAGATGATAAAAGTTGAACTCGGGAGTTACGCTTTTGCTGCTCAATATCAACAAAACCCCCTGCCGCTTTCAAGTGGTATAATAAAACAAGAGTGGCTAAAGTGCTATAAAAATTTCCCTGATAATCCCTCACATGTAACTCAAAGCTGGGACACTGCAGTTTCAACAAACAATTCCAGCGACTTTAGCGTCTGCACCACCTGGGCAAAAATAGATAATAAATTCTATCTACTTGATGTATATCGAGCAAAGCTTGAGTATCCAAAGCTTAAAGAGCAGGTTCTGTCACTAGCTGCAAGATGGGCACCACATGCAATTTTGATTGAAGCAAAAACGAGTGGTCAGCAATTAACACAAGAGCTAAAGGCAAATAGCGATCTACCGATTATTGAAATAGTGCCACACAATGACAAACTCACTCGATTTTATCAAATTGTTCCGACTATAGAGTCTGGCAGGGTTTTTCTGCCGCATCAAGCAGTATGGCTCAGCGATTTCGAATATGAAATTTTAATGTTCCCAGAAGGCCGTTATGACGATCAAGTGGATAGTACCTTGCAATATCTGCAATGGACAAGAAAAACTAACACCAGTGCTTTCAGGGTCAGGGACTTTGGCCCCAACCCTAATAAAACACTTAGGTGGCTAAGAACAGTGGATTAG
- a CDS encoding DegQ family serine endoprotease, whose amino-acid sequence MKSKAFILSIFAYFLIAFSSYANMFDWNAKKVVDASTTICNCNQGLADLVEELIPAVVNISSEQIIKQESNNRTKIPFMPRNNFFDDFREFFEHFDQFFMDRGPSVNREVVLLGSGFIIDKGGTIVTNYHVIKNAQDITVTMNDNTYFKAEVLGYDARTDLAVLKVHSNKDLPFVAFGNSDTARVGDTVIAIGNPFGLGGSVSTGIISARSRDISIGTMNEFIQTDAAINRGNSGGPLFDLNGKVIGINTAIYSPSESGGNVGIGFAIPSNLAMSIIDALKSGKKIKHGWLGVQVQPITKEFAESLGLKDTKGALVASIVKDSPAEKGGIKVGDILLEFDDKKIDRMTQLPQMVSRTEPGKKVQIKLLRKGKEVNIKVVIEEFANDGQGNNQEENKSTSDYITGLTVSNLPKESKESNPTKGVIVTNVDSNSNATLRGIKKGDIIIQLDGTDIENTNDFQKQVDSAVKKNGKDSIMLLIYRNGNQFFTSIKLKK is encoded by the coding sequence ATGAAAAGTAAGGCATTTATTTTATCTATATTTGCATATTTTCTAATTGCGTTTTCTTCGTACGCTAATATGTTTGATTGGAATGCAAAAAAGGTCGTTGATGCTAGCACTACTATATGTAACTGTAATCAAGGACTTGCCGATTTAGTGGAAGAACTCATTCCTGCGGTTGTAAATATTTCAAGCGAACAAATAATCAAACAAGAAAGTAATAATAGAACTAAAATCCCTTTTATGCCAAGAAATAATTTCTTTGATGATTTTAGAGAATTTTTTGAGCATTTTGATCAGTTTTTTATGGATAGGGGCCCTAGTGTTAACAGAGAGGTGGTGTTGCTTGGTTCTGGGTTTATTATAGATAAAGGTGGAACTATAGTAACCAATTATCACGTTATTAAAAACGCCCAAGATATCACAGTTACTATGAACGATAATACTTATTTCAAAGCAGAAGTTTTAGGCTATGATGCAAGAACTGATCTTGCTGTGCTTAAGGTTCATTCTAATAAAGATCTTCCTTTTGTTGCATTTGGTAATTCTGATACAGCAAGGGTTGGTGATACAGTTATTGCAATAGGTAACCCATTTGGTTTGGGTGGTTCTGTAAGCACAGGAATTATATCTGCAAGGTCCAGAGACATTAGTATCGGCACTATGAATGAATTTATTCAAACTGATGCTGCAATTAATAGAGGCAACTCTGGAGGGCCATTATTTGATTTAAATGGAAAAGTTATAGGCATTAACACCGCTATCTATTCCCCATCTGAGTCTGGCGGTAACGTGGGCATAGGCTTTGCTATACCATCTAATTTAGCTATGTCAATTATTGACGCATTAAAAAGTGGCAAAAAAATAAAACATGGTTGGCTTGGTGTGCAAGTTCAGCCTATAACGAAAGAATTTGCTGAGTCTTTGGGTTTAAAAGATACAAAAGGTGCACTGGTTGCAAGTATAGTAAAGGATAGCCCTGCAGAAAAAGGTGGAATTAAGGTGGGTGACATATTATTAGAATTTGATGATAAAAAAATTGATAGAATGACACAACTGCCTCAAATGGTTTCAAGAACTGAACCTGGAAAAAAAGTACAAATTAAGTTACTTAGAAAGGGCAAAGAGGTCAATATTAAGGTTGTGATTGAAGAATTTGCAAATGATGGTCAAGGTAATAATCAAGAAGAAAATAAATCAACATCTGATTACATAACTGGTTTAACTGTTTCAAACCTGCCAAAAGAATCAAAAGAAAGTAATCCTACAAAAGGTGTGATAGTTACTAATGTAGATAGTAACAGTAATGCCACGCTGCGTGGTATTAAAAAAGGAGACATTATTATCCAATTAGATGGAACCGATATAGAAAATACTAATGATTTTCAAAAACAAGTTGATTCAGCAGTAAAGAAAAACGGTAAAGATTCAATAATGTTGCTCATTTACCGCAATGGAAATCAATTCTTTACTTCGATAAAGTTGAAGAAATAG
- the hflC gene encoding protease modulator HflC gives MSSNIKIVFVSVFVVLLIVLFNSIFVVQETKQAIVIQLGKVVRDVRESGLYFKLPFINSVEFLDKRVLDLNPDKIPREVITADQKRIIVDAYAKYKITNPVTFYQAVRNESGLVRRLYPVIEAHIRENIGRFSLISLLNEKRSEVMQLIQRGVYSEAEKFGIEIIDVRIKRADLPEENSSAIFRRMQTEREKEAKEIRAEGEQAGQEVRSKADKLKREIISSAVKESYEIRGRGYAEATRIYNEAFKVDEEFFNFYRSMSAYSKSFAENNTKFVLSPNNNFLDILNKGWK, from the coding sequence ATGAGTAGTAATATTAAAATTGTTTTTGTTTCTGTATTTGTTGTTTTATTGATTGTTTTATTTAACTCAATATTTGTTGTGCAAGAAACAAAGCAAGCGATAGTTATACAACTCGGTAAAGTTGTAAGAGATGTTAGGGAAAGTGGCTTATATTTTAAGTTACCATTCATAAATAGTGTAGAGTTTCTTGATAAAAGAGTTTTAGATTTAAATCCTGATAAGATCCCAAGGGAAGTGATAACAGCGGATCAAAAACGTATTATAGTAGATGCGTATGCAAAATATAAAATAACAAATCCTGTTACTTTTTACCAAGCTGTGAGAAATGAATCAGGGCTGGTTAGAAGATTGTATCCGGTTATAGAAGCACACATAAGAGAAAATATAGGCAGATTTTCGTTGATTAGTTTGTTGAACGAAAAAAGATCAGAGGTTATGCAATTGATTCAGCGTGGAGTTTATTCTGAAGCTGAAAAATTTGGCATAGAAATAATAGACGTAAGAATTAAGAGAGCCGATTTACCAGAAGAAAATAGTTCTGCAATATTTCGCCGTATGCAAACTGAAAGGGAAAAAGAAGCAAAAGAAATTAGAGCAGAAGGAGAGCAAGCTGGGCAGGAAGTTAGATCAAAAGCTGATAAATTAAAAAGGGAAATTATCTCCAGTGCAGTAAAAGAATCATATGAAATAAGGGGCCGTGGTTATGCTGAAGCAACTAGAATTTATAATGAGGCATTTAAGGTTGATGAAGAGTTTTTTAACTTTTATCGCTCTATGAGCGCTTACAGCAAATCATTTGCCGAAAATAATACTAAATTTGTACTTTCACCAAACAATAACTTTTTAGACATTTTAAACAAAGGATGGAAATAA
- a CDS encoding ankyrin repeat domain-containing protein — protein MNGGVPNKESCDILDQLSSTRDPRNILDQLASNSNSLDDCNYVQYIMFLLRAGADQSTKIRDGKTQLDYFNEKLSGILDHLERDINLLDYPSFTQIIIALLGVGASPDVYNQVEKKTLLHYVAEHNDTGGMKFFLDAETDSDVQDQSGRTPLHYVAERNNIDGIKIFLDAGADLNVQDQSGRTPLHYVAEHNNIEGINFFFEAGADLNVRDLSGKIPSDYATKHCLQVLKDWGYDLGDSHGNEGNPATPDGSVGESNDCSNSSGDDSQVKSVKLSDCNTEEDSDYHSDSSCKNEENPANNSSNYPNKHNDDQALRDDPGYGSGDDDKTISTKSIDCDRKDEDSSCSLSDYLFLEDSLLAKLGIPLTTDEQELIDKFCEEIRGITTQNKQESEESILESIEKIVNEYLGKGLRLNSSCSNGNEKGDKETVTNLILEEIEGIINERVKPRDGTKAYIGRVNDITDQDDDNEDKVSGIVENITSWLLLKGGKARQKFFFGNTELAQDYGFHYMNDLNKQYKDRKEELKSIACGGIVNKSKQTHEYDFKAEIDNVYFYVKYPQDSIIEPVKILNNEKAKKLNLKVGILQIGESIVRVEGTKDGKRNYTDVLEGSIKMSFTTEVGEISIYLSPSKKDGNKIKVEVDEENKARFNKLKDKSSLGKNCLLERENVSEVISKNFKMSDSVSTESIETIKGVPFTDFTQACLQQINTSVKGR, from the coding sequence ATGAATGGTGGGGTACCAAATAAGGAATCATGTGATATTTTAGATCAGTTATCAAGCACTAGAGATCCACGTAATATTTTAGATCAGTTAGCAAGCAATAGCAATTCATTAGACGATTGCAATTATGTTCAATATATAATGTTTCTTCTACGAGCAGGAGCTGATCAAAGTACAAAAATCCGAGATGGAAAAACTCAGTTAGATTATTTCAATGAAAAATTATCTGGCATTTTAGATCATTTAGAACGGGATATCAATCTATTAGATTATCCCAGTTTTACTCAAATTATAATTGCTCTTCTAGGAGTAGGAGCTAGTCCAGATGTATACAACCAAGTTGAAAAAAAAACTCTGTTACATTACGTTGCTGAACATAACGATACTGGCGGTATGAAATTTTTTTTAGACGCAGAAACTGATTCAGATGTGCAAGATCAAAGTGGAAGGACTCCATTACATTACGTTGCTGAACGTAACAATATTGACGGTATAAAAATTTTTTTAGACGCAGGAGCTGATCTAAATGTGCAAGATCAAAGTGGAAGGACTCCGTTACATTACGTTGCTGAACATAACAATATTGAAGGTATAAATTTTTTTTTCGAAGCAGGAGCTGATCTAAATGTGCGAGATCTAAGTGGAAAGATTCCATCGGATTATGCTACTAAACACTGCCTTCAAGTTTTGAAGGATTGGGGGTATGATTTAGGTGATTCTCATGGAAATGAAGGGAATCCGGCAACACCTGATGGTTCGGTAGGTGAAAGTAATGATTGTTCAAATAGCTCTGGTGATGATAGTCAGGTAAAGTCTGTTAAATTGAGTGATTGTAACACAGAAGAGGATTCGGACTATCATTCAGATAGTTCTTGTAAAAATGAAGAGAATCCGGCAAATAACTCTAGTAATTACCCTAACAAGCACAATGATGATCAGGCACTGCGTGATGATCCAGGGTATGGCTCCGGTGACGATGATAAAACAATTTCTACTAAATCGATTGATTGTGACCGAAAAGACGAGGATTCGAGCTGTAGTTTAAGTGATTATCTTTTTCTAGAAGACTCACTGTTAGCGAAGCTAGGAATACCATTAACTACAGATGAGCAGGAGCTAATTGATAAGTTTTGTGAGGAGATAAGAGGTATAACAACACAAAATAAACAAGAATCTGAAGAAAGTATTCTAGAAAGTATTGAGAAAATAGTAAATGAGTACTTGGGGAAAGGACTAAGATTAAATTCAAGTTGTAGTAATGGTAATGAAAAAGGTGATAAAGAAACTGTAACAAATTTAATACTTGAAGAAATAGAAGGTATTATTAATGAGCGTGTGAAACCACGCGATGGAACCAAAGCGTATATAGGGAGGGTTAATGATATTACCGACCAAGACGATGACAACGAAGATAAAGTTTCAGGTATCGTAGAAAACATCACTAGCTGGTTATTGTTAAAAGGTGGAAAAGCAAGACAAAAATTTTTCTTCGGTAATACTGAGCTAGCACAAGATTATGGATTTCATTATATGAATGATCTTAATAAGCAATATAAGGATAGGAAAGAAGAGCTAAAGAGTATAGCATGTGGAGGTATTGTAAACAAAAGTAAGCAAACTCATGAGTATGACTTTAAAGCAGAAATAGATAATGTATATTTTTATGTGAAATATCCACAAGATAGTATTATTGAACCTGTGAAAATCTTAAACAATGAAAAAGCTAAAAAGTTAAATCTAAAAGTCGGCATACTTCAAATTGGGGAGAGTATAGTAAGAGTTGAAGGTACAAAAGATGGAAAAAGAAATTACACAGATGTCTTAGAAGGTAGCATTAAAATGTCTTTTACCACTGAGGTAGGAGAGATTAGTATTTATCTAAGTCCTAGTAAGAAAGATGGTAATAAAATAAAAGTAGAGGTTGATGAGGAAAACAAAGCAAGGTTTAACAAATTAAAAGACAAATCAAGTTTAGGAAAAAACTGTCTTTTAGAAAGAGAAAATGTTTCAGAAGTTATAAGCAAGAATTTTAAGATGAGTGATAGTGTGTCTACAGAGTCAATCGAAACTATTAAGGGTGTTCCATTTACTGATTTTACGCAAGCTTGTCTGCAGCAAATTAACACAAGTGTTAAAGGCAGATAG
- the uvrB gene encoding excinuclease ABC subunit UvrB: MKFQITTHFQPAGDQPQAIDSLIAGLNSNKRDQVLLGVTGSGKTFTMANVIARTNRPALIMAHNKTLAAQLYEEMKGLFPNNAVGYFISYYDYYQPEAYLPQTDTYIEKDSAINDRIDMLRYSAVCSLLERRDTIVVASVSCIYGLGSPESYRSMTISLSVGDKIHVNDFLSNLADLQYKRSDTRFERGYFRVRGDIIDIFPAYYENKAWRLSLLGDEIEEISEIDAITSNITKSLNTITIFPNSYHITSRETLLQTVGLIKKELHERLDYYYLQNKIVEAKRLEQRTNFDIEMMRTTGICKGIENYSRYLYGMEAGDPPPTLFEYLPKDVILFVDESHVTVPQIGAMYSGNEARKKKLIDYGFRLPSAFDNRPLKFEEWEKVRPQTIYISATPGKYELAQTNNVFIEQVIRPTGLTDPICIVKPIESQIDDVIYEAQVTIGKGFCVLITTLTKKMAENLAEYMSELNMRVSYLHSDIGALERIEIICKLRSKEIDVLVGVNLLREGLDIPECGLVAILDADKEGFLRSETSLIQTIGRAARNAEGRVILYADKITGSLDRALRETERRRKKQEEHNILHNIVPKTIIKPISNTLQERAIAEPKVNTNKDDLRKQMIEHAENLEFEEAARIKKLLQG; this comes from the coding sequence ATGAAATTTCAAATCACTACACATTTTCAACCCGCTGGAGATCAACCGCAAGCAATCGATAGTTTAATTGCGGGGCTAAATAGCAATAAAAGAGACCAAGTTTTACTTGGGGTTACTGGTTCTGGGAAAACTTTCACTATGGCAAATGTTATAGCAAGGACGAACAGACCTGCGCTGATCATGGCACACAATAAAACCTTAGCAGCACAACTTTATGAGGAAATGAAAGGATTGTTTCCCAATAATGCTGTTGGATATTTCATTTCTTATTATGATTACTATCAGCCCGAAGCTTATTTGCCGCAAACTGATACTTATATCGAAAAAGACTCTGCAATCAACGACAGAATTGACATGCTGCGTTATTCTGCTGTCTGCTCCCTATTGGAGCGCAGGGACACGATCGTAGTTGCCAGTGTTTCTTGCATATATGGTCTTGGTTCGCCTGAAAGCTACCGCAGCATGACTATATCTTTAAGTGTTGGAGATAAAATTCATGTTAATGATTTCTTGAGTAACTTAGCTGATCTTCAATACAAGCGCTCTGATACCAGGTTTGAGAGAGGATATTTCAGAGTGCGTGGCGATATTATCGATATATTTCCTGCCTATTATGAAAATAAAGCTTGGCGTTTATCGCTGCTTGGTGATGAAATAGAAGAAATTTCTGAAATTGATGCTATAACGAGTAATATTACCAAAAGCCTAAATACAATCACCATTTTTCCAAACAGCTATCACATTACATCACGTGAGACTCTGTTGCAGACAGTTGGGCTAATCAAAAAAGAGCTGCATGAACGCTTGGATTATTACTACTTGCAAAATAAGATTGTTGAAGCAAAGCGCCTCGAGCAACGCACTAATTTTGATATTGAAATGATGAGAACAACAGGAATATGTAAAGGTATTGAAAATTATTCGCGTTATCTCTATGGAATGGAAGCTGGGGATCCACCGCCTACTTTGTTTGAATATTTACCCAAAGACGTAATTTTATTTGTTGATGAGAGTCATGTCACCGTTCCTCAGATTGGTGCAATGTACAGTGGTAATGAGGCGCGTAAAAAGAAATTGATTGACTATGGCTTCAGGCTCCCTTCCGCTTTTGATAATCGTCCATTAAAATTTGAAGAATGGGAGAAAGTTAGGCCGCAGACTATTTACATTTCAGCTACTCCCGGAAAGTATGAGTTAGCACAAACCAATAACGTATTTATAGAGCAAGTTATTCGTCCAACAGGGCTTACAGACCCAATCTGCATTGTGAAACCAATAGAGAGTCAAATTGATGATGTAATTTATGAGGCACAAGTGACAATAGGAAAGGGATTTTGTGTTTTAATCACTACACTGACAAAAAAAATGGCTGAAAATTTAGCTGAATATATGAGTGAATTAAATATGAGAGTGAGTTATTTGCATTCTGATATTGGTGCGCTAGAGAGAATAGAAATTATATGTAAATTAAGATCTAAAGAAATTGACGTTTTAGTAGGTGTTAACTTGCTTAGGGAAGGTCTTGATATTCCAGAGTGTGGTTTAGTTGCAATTTTAGATGCTGATAAAGAAGGATTTTTACGATCAGAAACATCGCTCATTCAAACGATCGGTCGTGCTGCACGTAATGCTGAAGGTAGAGTAATTTTATATGCAGATAAAATCACTGGTTCTTTAGATCGTGCATTAAGAGAGACCGAAAGAAGAAGAAAAAAACAAGAAGAACATAATATATTGCACAATATTGTCCCAAAGACTATAATAAAACCTATATCAAACACCTTACAGGAGAGGGCAATAGCAGAACCGAAAGTAAATACTAATAAGGATGATTTGAGAAAGCAAATGATAGAGCATGCTGAAAATTTAGAGTTTGAAGAAGCAGCAAGAATAAAAAAATTATTGCAAGGTTAA
- the hflK gene encoding FtsH protease activity modulator HflK gives MFDDNNPWNLGKKPVGSKTPNNEDILSKAVSDVRFFLNGLTRNRGKKPYFIIFIILLFYACTGFYIVHPSEESIELIFGKYSNTETPGLRYHFPYPIGKVFKVNVKEVNREEIGVSSSYGRDTDRGEGVMLTGDENIVNVNFEVQWRVRDAKDYLFKVRDYKPGFSVKNAAESAMREIIGKNTISFALGQGRPEISRDTRILLQQILDGYQMGIEILSVQMKKIDPPEKVISSFRDVQSARADKERTINEAYAYNNDIIPRAKGEAIKIKLDAEAYENEVINEAKGNANRFLSLYEEYRQNPSLVKNRIYLETMENIFSKVDKVVVTDDLKGMFSYLPLTNLGK, from the coding sequence ATGTTTGATGATAATAATCCTTGGAATTTGGGAAAGAAACCGGTAGGGAGCAAAACTCCCAATAATGAAGATATTTTAAGTAAAGCTGTATCTGATGTAAGGTTCTTTCTGAATGGATTAACCAGAAACAGGGGCAAAAAACCTTATTTCATCATTTTTATTATTTTGCTGTTCTATGCTTGCACTGGCTTTTATATTGTCCACCCTAGTGAGGAAAGTATAGAACTTATCTTTGGTAAATATTCTAATACAGAAACACCTGGTTTGCGTTATCACTTCCCCTACCCTATTGGCAAGGTTTTTAAAGTGAACGTTAAGGAAGTAAATCGTGAAGAAATTGGGGTAAGTAGTTCTTATGGGCGAGATACAGATCGCGGTGAAGGTGTGATGCTAACTGGAGATGAAAATATAGTCAACGTTAACTTCGAGGTTCAGTGGCGCGTTAGAGATGCTAAGGACTATTTATTCAAAGTGCGGGATTACAAACCCGGTTTCAGTGTTAAAAATGCTGCTGAAAGTGCCATGAGAGAAATAATAGGTAAAAACACGATCTCTTTTGCACTTGGTCAAGGCAGACCAGAAATTTCTAGAGATACTAGAATTCTATTGCAGCAGATTCTTGATGGATACCAAATGGGCATAGAGATTTTATCTGTTCAAATGAAAAAAATTGATCCACCAGAAAAAGTAATCAGTTCGTTTAGAGATGTACAAAGTGCTCGTGCAGACAAAGAGCGTACTATAAACGAAGCATATGCTTATAATAACGATATTATACCTCGAGCAAAGGGTGAAGCGATAAAGATAAAATTAGATGCAGAGGCATATGAGAATGAAGTAATAAATGAAGCAAAAGGTAATGCAAATCGCTTTTTATCTCTTTATGAGGAATATAGACAGAATCCTTCTCTCGTTAAGAATCGTATTTATCTTGAAACTATGGAAAATATTTTCAGTAAGGTAGACAAAGTTGTTGTAACTGATGATCTGAAAGGTATGTTTTCTTATTTACCTCTTACAAATTTAGGGAAATAA